The genomic DNA CAGTAAGCGTCAACCCCTTTGGGGCGTAGACGTTTTGGTGGAGTTTCACGAACTTGGTCTGCAGCGCGTGCCGGGTTACCGCACCGCGCGAGAGGGCTTCGGTGCCCACGATGATTTCCCGCACACCTATACTGACGGTGGAAATCGACGCACGGTTCCATCAATCTCGCGGACGTCGAGACCGAAACTTCTGGCGAAGAATTCGCCGGATAACGGCAAAAGTTGCTATCTCGGCGCTATGCGGACTCCAGCCGCTTCTTCTCGGCCTCGACATCGAAATCTGCTGGCGGCCAAGATAGTTCGAGCCGCTCGAGCGCCTCGATCAGCAGCTCGGTGATGGCCAGCCGGGAGTACCACTTGCGGTTGCAGGGCACGACGTGCCACGGCGCGTAGTCCGTGGAGGTGCGGTCCAGCACGGCTTGGTAGGCCTCCTGGTACTTGGGCCACAGCAGCCGCTCGTCGATGTCGCCGGGGTTGAACTTCCAGTATTTGTCGGGCCGGTCGAGTCGCTCGGCGAGCCGCTTCTTCTGCTCGTCGAGCGAAACGAACATCGCCACCTTGATGATCGTCGTCCCCGCGTCGACGAGTTCGCGCTCGAAGGCGTTGATCTCGTCGTACCGGGCTTCCCACACCGGCGGCGGCACCAGGTTGTGCACCCGCACGATCAGCACGTCCTCGTAGTGCGACCGGTCGAAGACGCCGATGTGCCCGGCGGTGGGCAGTGCGTTGCGGATGCGCCACAGGTAGTGGTGCGACAGCTCTTCCTCAGTGGGCTTGCCGAAGCTGGAGTATCGAATTCCCTGTGGATTACCCGCTCCCACAACATGTTTGACGATGCCGCCCTTGCCGGCGGTGTCCATGCCCTGCAACACCAGCAGGATCGAGCGGGTGTCCCCGGAGCGGCTGCCGGCGTACAACATCTCCTGCAGTTCGGCGAACCGCTCGTTGCGTTCGGTCTGCAGGTCCGGGGCGTCGGCCTTCTTGCCGCGGAACCCGGGGGTGGCGTCCGGGTCGATGTCGGCGACCCGCAGGCCGGGTTTGAACTCCAGGTGCTTGTGCGGTTCGTGGGTCCACAACGACGGCAGATCGGAGGTCACGCGATCAGTGAAGCAGATGACTCGGCAGGGCCGGGGACGGATGGGGCTGCGAGTTGAACACCTCGAGCGAGCCGCCGACTTCGACGATGCCGCGCAGCGCGCTCCACGACAACATGGTCAGGTAGTCGATGAG from Mycolicibacterium phocaicum includes the following:
- a CDS encoding polyphosphate kinase 2 family protein, translating into MTSDLPSLWTHEPHKHLEFKPGLRVADIDPDATPGFRGKKADAPDLQTERNERFAELQEMLYAGSRSGDTRSILLVLQGMDTAGKGGIVKHVVGAGNPQGIRYSSFGKPTEEELSHHYLWRIRNALPTAGHIGVFDRSHYEDVLIVRVHNLVPPPVWEARYDEINAFERELVDAGTTIIKVAMFVSLDEQKKRLAERLDRPDKYWKFNPGDIDERLLWPKYQEAYQAVLDRTSTDYAPWHVVPCNRKWYSRLAITELLIEALERLELSWPPADFDVEAEKKRLESA